In Desulfonatronospira thiodismutans ASO3-1, a single window of DNA contains:
- a CDS encoding NAD(P)H-dependent glycerol-3-phosphate dehydrogenase: protein MTRIAVLGGGSWGTTLAGMLSEKGLDVRLWIREKELVDEIRKTGENSLFLPGIKLDSRLNVSQDQFEVMQGADYFLVAIPTQFMRKALEGVKDLFPENPVIICASKGVELATLKPMSAVVQESLQEKKPRYAIISGPSFAGEVSRKLPTAVSLGCRDQELGRRVRDVLSTDFFRVYDNPDYKGVELGGALKNIMAIAAGISDGLEFGHDARAALITRGLVEMARLGVALGGRERTFMGLSGMGDLVLTCTGDLSRNRQVGLKLGRGMTLDEIVEGSRMVAEGVKTTESVWHLARKMRVDMPITEQVYQVLFQGKDPRTGVQDLMTRDLKME from the coding sequence ATGACCAGGATTGCTGTGCTGGGCGGAGGGAGCTGGGGGACCACCCTGGCCGGTATGCTGAGCGAAAAGGGTCTGGACGTGCGTCTTTGGATCCGGGAAAAAGAACTGGTGGACGAGATCAGAAAAACCGGGGAAAATTCCCTTTTTCTGCCTGGAATCAAGCTTGATTCCAGGCTCAATGTCAGCCAGGATCAGTTTGAAGTCATGCAGGGTGCGGATTATTTCCTGGTGGCCATACCCACCCAGTTCATGCGGAAGGCCCTGGAGGGCGTAAAAGACCTTTTCCCTGAAAATCCGGTAATAATCTGTGCCAGCAAAGGGGTGGAACTGGCCACCTTAAAGCCCATGTCCGCAGTGGTGCAGGAAAGCCTGCAGGAAAAAAAGCCGCGGTATGCCATTATATCCGGACCGTCATTTGCCGGCGAAGTAAGCCGGAAACTGCCCACGGCCGTGAGCCTTGGCTGCCGGGACCAGGAACTGGGACGCAGGGTACGGGATGTCCTGAGCACGGATTTTTTCCGGGTTTACGACAATCCTGACTATAAGGGAGTGGAACTGGGCGGGGCCCTTAAGAATATCATGGCCATAGCCGCAGGGATCTCCGACGGGCTGGAGTTCGGCCATGACGCCAGGGCAGCCCTGATAACCCGGGGTCTTGTGGAGATGGCCCGCCTGGGCGTGGCCCTTGGCGGCAGGGAAAGGACCTTTATGGGCCTGTCAGGCATGGGGGACCTGGTGCTTACTTGTACCGGGGATCTAAGCCGCAACCGTCAGGTTGGACTGAAGCTTGGCCGGGGCATGACTCTGGATGAAATTGTGGAGGGCTCCAGGATGGTTGCGGAAGGGGTCAAGACCACGGAGTCGGTCTGGCACCTGGCCAGGAAAATGAGGGTGGACATGCCCATTACCGAACAGGTGTACCAGGTGCTGTTCCAGGGCAAGGACCCCAGGACTGGAGTACAGGATCTCATGACCCGGGATCTTAAAATGGAGTAG
- a CDS encoding OmpA family protein has protein sequence MFKSVRGSFLIMFVAAVLMGAQHAMAETRTILEPRADNFIFYVDNSGSMMFDYEELGKDKSVVARDTLLQLNQEIPELDVNFGVYTYGPYNEFLSPSSYNESAVAEAFESIPVEFEIFGRRTPMGRDLIQVSDELAELQGDIAVIAVTDGESNIGPRPGRVMEEMYQEYGDRICFHFISLAQSDAERSNVQDWAGINPCSVKIDADELQKEFVRADFIREVFYTEREETVTPAPEPEPEPAPEVEPEEEVIVFSNIQFDFDSAAIKDEYAEILNEAARQIQDRTDPHVVVEGHTCNIGPEDYNMELSQRRADSVADYLVEQGVDEDAIDTEAHGLTRPEFDNDTREGRQLNRRVEMRLE, from the coding sequence ATGTTTAAATCGGTGAGGGGATCTTTCCTGATTATGTTTGTTGCTGCAGTTCTTATGGGAGCTCAGCATGCCATGGCAGAGACCAGGACCATTCTCGAGCCCAGGGCTGACAACTTTATTTTTTATGTGGACAATTCCGGATCCATGATGTTTGACTACGAGGAGCTGGGAAAAGATAAAAGCGTGGTGGCCAGGGACACTCTTTTGCAGCTGAACCAGGAAATACCTGAGCTGGATGTCAATTTCGGGGTGTATACCTATGGTCCGTACAACGAATTTCTAAGCCCTTCCTCCTACAATGAGTCCGCAGTAGCCGAAGCCTTTGAGTCCATTCCCGTGGAATTCGAAATTTTCGGACGCCGTACTCCCATGGGCCGTGATCTCATCCAGGTTTCGGATGAGCTGGCAGAGCTGCAGGGTGATATTGCCGTGATAGCTGTTACTGACGGGGAGTCCAATATAGGACCCAGACCCGGCCGGGTAATGGAAGAGATGTACCAGGAATACGGGGACAGGATCTGCTTTCATTTCATCAGCCTTGCCCAGAGTGATGCTGAAAGAAGTAATGTGCAGGATTGGGCCGGAATCAACCCCTGTTCAGTAAAAATCGATGCTGACGAACTGCAGAAGGAGTTTGTGCGCGCCGACTTTATACGCGAAGTTTTCTACACTGAACGTGAGGAAACCGTCACTCCCGCTCCTGAACCGGAGCCTGAACCTGCTCCTGAAGTTGAGCCCGAGGAAGAGGTTATTGTTTTCTCCAACATCCAGTTTGACTTTGACAGCGCAGCCATCAAGGATGAATACGCCGAGATCCTGAATGAAGCCGCCAGGCAGATCCAGGACCGCACCGACCCCCACGTGGTGGTCGAAGGCCATACCTGCAACATCGGCCCGGAAGATTACAACATGGAACTGTCCCAGAGACGGGCTGACTCTGTGGCGGATTATCTTGTGGAACAGGGCGTTGACGAAGATGCCATCGATACCGAGGCCCATGGCTTGACCAGGCCTGAGTTTGACAACGATACCAGGGAAGGACGCCAGCTCAACCGGCGTGTTGAAATGCGTCTGGAATAA